A window of the Thermoleophilia bacterium SCSIO 60948 genome harbors these coding sequences:
- a CDS encoding serine/threonine protein kinase: MNTSLISNRYALGDRLGSGGMSTVYAAEDQVLERTVAVKMLAEHLSDDEKFVARFRREALAVAKLVHPNIVQVYDTGVDNYRHYIVMEYVEGRSVAQLLQARGRLGPDLAVEIGGQSCAGLEYAHRQGIIHRDVKPGNLMVVGGPAGRRTTSSAHEPPTGEMTVKLTDFGIARAAEQTRLTQVGSVVGTAAYLAPEQARGEEATPSADVYALGVVLYQLLTGRLPWEGSTLAELAIRRENERPLSPTSYDPDVPETLSRAVLRSLESDPADRYTSARELARALEVGLQGREPPGAEDATTAIPARQTDTTRRIQREPAPLPPPRRQPAPPRRSTPAPRSQGPSGFGRFMRIVGILLVIAVLAAIVAAAILLLTDAGQSTDVGDFLQDSVGGQIDSLRDFIDQQTSA, encoded by the coding sequence GTGAATACGTCCCTGATCTCCAACCGCTACGCGCTCGGCGACCGGCTCGGATCCGGCGGGATGTCGACCGTCTACGCCGCCGAGGACCAGGTGCTCGAGCGCACGGTCGCGGTGAAGATGCTCGCCGAGCACCTCTCCGACGACGAGAAGTTCGTCGCGCGGTTCCGGCGCGAGGCACTCGCCGTCGCCAAGCTCGTCCACCCGAACATCGTCCAGGTGTACGACACCGGCGTCGACAACTACCGCCACTACATCGTCATGGAGTACGTCGAGGGCCGCTCCGTCGCCCAGCTGCTCCAGGCGCGGGGTCGCCTCGGCCCGGATCTTGCGGTCGAGATCGGCGGCCAGAGCTGCGCCGGGCTCGAGTACGCCCACCGCCAGGGGATCATCCACCGCGACGTCAAGCCGGGGAACCTGATGGTCGTCGGCGGCCCGGCCGGCCGCCGGACGACGAGCTCGGCGCACGAGCCGCCGACCGGCGAGATGACGGTCAAGCTGACCGACTTCGGCATCGCCCGCGCGGCCGAGCAGACCCGCCTGACCCAGGTCGGCTCGGTCGTCGGCACCGCCGCCTACCTCGCGCCCGAGCAGGCGCGCGGCGAGGAGGCGACTCCGTCAGCCGACGTCTACGCGCTCGGTGTCGTCCTCTACCAGCTGCTGACCGGTCGACTGCCCTGGGAGGGATCGACCCTCGCCGAGCTCGCGATCCGGCGCGAGAACGAGCGCCCGCTCTCCCCCACCTCCTACGACCCCGACGTCCCCGAGACGCTCTCGCGCGCCGTCCTGCGATCGCTCGAGTCAGACCCCGCCGACCGCTACACGAGCGCCCGCGAGCTCGCCCGCGCGCTCGAGGTCGGGCTACAGGGCCGCGAGCCGCCCGGAGCCGAGGACGCGACGACCGCGATCCCGGCCCGCCAGACGGATACCACCCGCCGCATCCAACGCGAGCCGGCGCCGCTGCCGCCCCCGCGTCGCCAGCCGGCTCCGCCGCGCCGCAGCACGCCGGCGCCGCGCAGCCAGGGACCGTCGGGCTTCGGGCGCTTCATGCGGATCGTCGGAATCCTGCTCGTGATCGCGGTCCTGGCGGCGATCGTCGCCGCGGCGATCCTGCTGCTGACCGATGCCGGGCAGTCGACCGACGTCGGCGACTTCCTCCAGGACTCGGTCGGCGGTCAGATCGACTCGCTCCGCGACTTCATCGACCAGCAGACGTCGGCGTAG